Proteins encoded together in one Triticum dicoccoides isolate Atlit2015 ecotype Zavitan chromosome 7B, WEW_v2.0, whole genome shotgun sequence window:
- the LOC119336990 gene encoding 40S ribosomal protein S24-1 produces MADAKATTAVTLRTRKFMTNRLLARKQFVLEVIHPGRANVSKAELKERLAKVYEVKDPNCIFVFKFRTHFGGGKSSGFGLIYDNLESAKKFEPKYRLIRNGLATKVEKSRKQIKERKNRTKKIRGVKKTKAGDAKKK; encoded by the exons ATGGCAGACGCCAAGGCCACGACGGCGGTCACCCTCCGCACCCGCAAGTTCATGACCAACCGCCTGCTCGCCCGCAAGCAGTTCGTGCTCGAGGTCATCCACCCCGGCCGCGCCAACGTCTCCAAG GCGGAGCTGAAGGAGAGGCTGGCCAAGGTGTACGAGGTGAAGGACCCCAACTGCATCTTCGTGTTCAAGTTCCGCACCCACTTCGGAGGCGGCAAGTCCTCCGGATTCGGTCTCATCTACGACAACCTCGAATCTGCCAAGAAGTTCGAGCCCAAGTACCGCCTCATCAGG AACGGCCTTGCTACCAAGGTAGAGAAGTCACGCAAGCAGATCAAGGAAAGGAAGAACAGGACAAAGAAGATCCGTGGTGTGAAGAAG ACCAAGGCCGGAGATGCCAAGAAGAAATAA